The Streptomyces sp. NBC_01268 genome segment CGCCGGCATGTGGGGCGTATGGGGCATCGCCGCTGGCTTCGCGCAGAACTTCACCCAGCTCCTGCTGTTCTCGACGCTGCTCACCGCGGGATACGCCGGAGCCCACCCGATCATCACCACCTTCGTCGGTGACCTGTTCGACAGCTCGTCCCGCGGCCGGGCCGTCGGCATGCTCTTCGGGGCGACCGCGCTGGCGTCGTCGGTCTTCGCCGCGCTCAAGGGCCAGCTGGCGGGCGTGGAAGACGGGTGGCGCTGGGGCCTGTGGGCGATCGGTACGTTCAGCATCCTCTTCGGCCTCGTGCTGTGGCGGTTCCTGCGCGACCCGGGCCGGGGCGCCTCCGAGCCGCAGCTCGCCGACCTCGACCCCGCCACCCGGAACGCCACCGGCCTGGTGAACCGACGCCAGGTCGCCTCTCTCCTGAAGATCCCCACCCTGGTGGTCCTCCTCGTCTCCCGGCTCCTCTCCGGCCACCTCCTCGTCTTCTCCTTCGCCGTCGTCTTCCTCGTCGAGGTCTACGGATTCACCACCCAGACCGCGTCCGTCGTCCTCATGCCCCTGGGGACCGGCTATTTCGCCGGAACGATCCTCGGCGGCCTGGCCGCCGACCGGGCCGCCCGCCTCAGCCCGCGCCACGGGCTGCCCGCCGTGCTCCAGGCGGCCCAGATCCTCTTCGCCGCCCTGGCATTCCTCGGCACCCAGTTCCACTACGCCGGCATCGGGCTGTACGCGCTGTTCTTCGGCCTCATGGGGGTGGCGCAGGGCGTCAACCCGGGCATCAACCGGCCGATGATCATGGCTGTGGTTCCGCCCGAGCTGCGGCCTGCGGCCTTCACCCTCTACATCTCCGTCTTCGAGGCGATCGCCTGGGCTCTGTTCGGCCTCGGCGCCGGCTTCCTCGGCGACGCGATCGGGCTGCGGCCCGTCTTCCTGTGGGTCCTGGTGATCCTGATGCTGGTCAACGGGGCGTTCCTGACCCTGCTGCACCGCACGTACGCCCGCGACACCGCCCGCCTGCAGGCCGAGCTCGACCGGCGGCGCGAGCAGGCCCTGTCATGAGCCAGGGACCCTTCGCGCCGGTTCAGGGCGAGGAGGCGGAGCCGTACGCCCCCGGCACCCCAGCCGCCTGCTGCGCACCCGGACGGCGGCCCGGCCTCCCTGACGCACCTCTCCGGCTGCTCTCGCCACCGCGGCCACGGCACGACACCTCGGCCGTCGGGATGGTCATGCTGCCAGGAGGCGAGTTCCTCATGGGAACGGACGACGCGGAGGGCTTTCCCGGCGACGGTGAGGGACCCATCAGGCGGGTGCGGCTGAAGCCGTTCCTCATCGACACCCGTGCCGTCACCAACGACGCCTTCGCCCGCTTCGTCGCCGACACCGGTCACGTCACCGAAGCCGAACGCTTCGGCTGGTCGTACGTGTTCGCCGGCTTTCTGCACGCCACACTGCGGCGCGGCGCTCCACGCCCGGAACGCACCCCGTGGTGGTGCGGAGTCTCCGGGGCTGCCTGGAACAGGCCCGAGGGACCCGGAAGCACCCTGGAAGGGCGTGGAGACCATCCGGTCGTGCACGTCTCCTGGAACGACGCGGCCGCCTACGCGGCCTGGGCCGGCAAGCGTCTGCCGACCGAGGCCGAGTGGGAGTACGCCGCCCGCGGGGGCCTGGAGCAGAAGCGCTACCCCTGGGGCGACGAACTCGACCCGGACGGCATCCACCGCTGCAACATCTGGCGGGGAACCTTCCCCGCGAAGAACACCGCCGCCGACGGCTTCCGCGGCACCGCCCCGGTCGACGCCTTCGAGCCGAACGGACACGGCCTGTACAACACCTCGGGCAACGTGTGGGAGTGGTGCGCCGACTGGTGGACCACCGACCATCCCGCCCGGCGCCCACTGGACGATCCGGCCGGCCCCGCCACCGGAACCGCGAAGGTCATCCGCGGCGGATCCCACCTGTGCCACCGCTCGTACTGCAACCGCTACCGCGTCGCCGCCCGCACCGCGAACACCCCGGACAGCACCAGCGGCCACGCCGGATTCCGCTGCGCCCGCAGCGCCTGAGCACCCCGTCCCGTACGCACCGCCAGGAGACCCCCATGCGCAAGAGCCGTACCTTCGGCATGCCCAGAACCCGCCTCCGTGCCCTCGCCGCCGTCCTCGCCGCGCTGACGACCACGGCTCTCGGCCTCACCACGACCGACCCCGCACACGCCGCCCCCGCCACGGGGGTCCACTACGTGGCCCTCGGCGACTCCTACTCCGCCGGCGGCGGCTCCTCGACCACGTACCTCAACGACTGCAACCAGAGCGTCAACTCGTACCCCTACCTCTACGCGCAGCTCACCGCCCCCGCCACCTTCGACTTCCAAGCGTGCGGCGCCGCGAAGACCACCGACGTCCTCGACAAGCAGCTGGCTCCGCTGGGCGACACCACCACGCTGGTCAGCATGACCATCGGAGGCAATGACATCGGTCTCGGCACGGTCATGGCCACCTGCCTGTTCGGCAGTGACAGCGCCTGCCTCGACGCCATCGCCACCGCCGGGACCACCGCACACGCCGAACTCCCCGGCAAACTCGACACCGTCTACGACGCCATCCGCACCCGCGCCCCACAGGCCCGCGTCGTGATCCTCGGCTACCCGAGGTTCTACGACCTCGCTGCCACCGCCTGCCCCGGCATCAGCGCCACCAAGCGCACCGCGCTCAACAAGGGAGCCGACGTCCTCAACAGCGTGATCCGCGACGAGGTCGCCCAGCACAGCGGCTTCGTCTACGAAGACGTCGCCGACCGTTTCACGGGCCACCAACTGTGCGACAGCACCCCCTGGCTCCACGCCCTCAACTGGCCGATCGGGCAGTCCTTCCACCCCAACGCGGCCGGCCAGTCGGGCGCCTACCTGCCCGCCCTCCAGAACGCCGCCTGAACGCGAGCGGGCCACCCGCTCCGGCGGCTCGGTGTGGCGGACAAGAGCGTCGTCCGCCAGCCGCCACCACTCCTCCAGCCGGCCACGCAACTGTTCCAGGCCCTCGGACGGCAGCGCGAAGACGATCTCCGCGTCGGCGAGGAGGCCCGCGACCGCTCGCCGGGCCACCTCGTCGACGCCGATCGCGAGTGGGACGTCGACGGACAGTCACCCGGCCCCCTCCTGCCTGTCCCACTCGTCCAGGGTGCGCAACGCGTGGGCGCGGATGGCCGGGTAGGGGTCGTGGGCGGCGCGTTCGAGGGCGGGGAGGGCCTGGGCTCCGGCGCTCCGGCCGAGGTTCTCCAGGGCCGCGTGACGGACCGCGGGTGCGGGGTGGTGGACGGTGAGGTGTTCCAGCAGCGGGGTGTTCCGGTCGTCCGCGAGGTGGCCGGCGAGGTCGCACAGCAGGCGGTGCGCGGAGACGGACCGGCTGTGGTTCGTGCGGGTGATGGTCGAGGTGGCGGGGTCGAAGAAGCGTTGCTCGGCCAGGGGGTCGGGGCTGTCGAGCAGGAGGTTCAGCGACACCGACAGTTCGGTGGGGTGGTGCTGGGCGTGGATGTCACGGCTTGCCCGGTAGTACATGATCTTGCCGGGCGGGAGCGTGGTCTGTTCGAGGAAGGTCAGGTCGACGGGTTCGCCGGGGTGGCCGTTGACAGCTGTGGGGTCGTACTCCCAGATGGTGGTGGCGTATCCGGGGCCGAGGTGTCCGACGGTCAGGAACGAGAAGTCGTGGTCGTGCGGGGTTTCGTAGGAATGCAGGGCCTGTTCCTCGTCGGCGGTCAGTGAGCTGGGCGGCATCCAGATGTTGGCGCGGACCAGGAAGCCCTCGCCTCGGCCCAGGAGCAGGCTCTGTCCCGCGTAGCGGTTGTCGGACTGCCAGCTGGCCAGGTCGGCCAGCTCCTGGTGGAGGTGGTCGACCAGCAGGTCGGTGTTGTCGCTCAGCGCGCGCAGCGCGCCGGCGGACTCCAGGACGGAGTCCGGGTCGTGGGGGTCGACGGTGGCGCGGATGTGGTCGAGGTAGTCGGCCAGCTCCAGGCGGCCGGACTCGGCCGGGGTCAGGGTATGGGTCACGCGGGGGCCTGGGATTTCGGGAGCGGAGCCTGGACGGCGGTCTGGGATTTCGGGAGCAGGGCCTGGAGGGCAGCCTGGCGGACCTCGGGATGTGGGTCGTGGGTGGCGTCGTGGAGGAGTTCTCGGCCGGCCGCCGGATCGATGCGGTGCACGGCGCGGATCGCCTCCCATCGCACCTCGTGCGACGGGTGCCCGGCGAGCGATCGCAGGACGGGCAGGGAGGAGGGCCGGCGGCAGGCGGCGAGCAGGCGGACGGTGTACGTCAGGCGGGACGCCGTGCCGTCCGTGCTGATCATCCGCACCGGCCCGAGCGTGGCCCGGTCGTAGGCGAACCGGTAGGACAGATGCGGATGGGCGGCGAGCACCAGGTGCACCAGCCCTGTGTCACCTGGCGTCAGACGCGCCACCTGGGAATCCGCGCTCAGGGTGAACACCTGCCCCGGCCGGAGGGGGTGCCGGCCACGCGGTGTGAGCCGAGCCGCCGGGTCGAGGAGATCGGGGCGGGTCCCGGCCGGCCGGTCGAAGCACTCCATGCTCCCGCCGTCCCGTGCGCCGGAGGGGACGGCGAGCATGTAGTCGGCCGCTGAGGTGACCAGCAGGTTCTCCGGCAGGGAAGGCGCTGTCGCCCGCAGCGTCAGAGACCAGCCCGACCCCCGCGCAAGCACGAAGGACCCGCCGTCGAACCCCGCCACCCGGTGCCGGGGCCCGGCCTCGACAGCGCGGCGCAACAACCGGTGCACCGCCTCCGCCACAGTGGCCGACCGTGCCAGCTCCTCCAACAGGCCACGGCAGCCGGCCAGCGACGGCCGTGCGCCGTCGGCAGCCGGCTGTCGGTCGATCCGTTCACCGAACGCGGCGAACAGCCCGTCACCCGCCGAAGGACCGGAGCCCCTCGGCGAGATGACCTCATCAGCCATCGCTACTGCTTCTCACCGCCGTCGGAGACGCCCCACCCGAAGATGGCCGGCTCCCACGCGACCAGGTTCTCGACCGACCCGACCGCACCACCGACCGGCGCCACGGGCGTCGCCAGGTCGGGAAGCTCACCCTCGCCGCAGGAGTCCACCGAGATGCCGGACGAGGCACCCGATCCCGTACCCGCGGCCGTGTTCTTGACGACACCAGTGCTCATGCGCTGACTCCTGGATGAAGGAAGGAACGTGATCAGTACTCGACGGACCGTGCAACGACCACGGTCCGCCCGGGTCACGGCCGGGACTTGCGGGAACCGGTTCTCGCGGAGCACGGCGACGGGTGCCTCTTCGGGGTGAGGGACCTTCTGATCCTCTGACGGTGGGTCACCTCGCGCGATAGACGTACCGCATGGGGGTCGCCGTGCTGTTCACCCGGCAGGGGGCCGTCCAGCGGAGACCGTTCCACCCCCGCGGGCGCGCCCGCGACGGCTCCGCGCCTGTCACCAACCGGTCCGGCCCCGGGCAGCACCGGCAACGGCGACTTCCGTACCTGTCCGGCCCCGGTCTGCGCCGGGTCACCAGCACGACCGCGGGTCTTGTACGTGCTCTGGCGAGTGCCGGTCCTCCCCCCTGCCCAGGCCGGTCCGGACCAGGAAGCCGGGGTCCGCGTCCCACGGAGGGGCAGCGATGTGCACCCGCTGGGTGCCGGGGATGCCCACCTCGACGAGGGCCCCGCCGCGGAACATCCACAGACCGAACAGGTCGTCGTCCTCGTCGTGCAGCATGACCTGCACGCATGCGGGGTCGTTCCACGGCAGGGTCTCTGACGGTGGCCGGGCGTCGCCTGTCCTTCCTCGACTTCGGCGGTCCGGGTCGCCCTCTACTCGCCCTGCACGGGCACTTCGGAGATGGCCGCACCTTCGCGCACCTGGCCCGGGAGCTGAGGAACTCCTGGCGGATCATCGCGCTCGACCAGCGTGGACACGGCCTCTCCGACAGGCCTTCCGATTTCTCCCGCACCGGCTACGTCGAGGACGCAGCGACGGCGCTACAACATCTGGGGATCCACCGGGCGGCCGTACTCGGCCACTCCCTGGGCGGCGTCAACGCCTACCAGCTCGCGTCCCGGTTCCCCGGACTTGTGGACGCACTCATCGTCGAGGACATCGGCGCCGAGGTCGATGACGACGTGTCCTTCAGCCTGGCCTGGCCGCACCGGGCACCGACCCGGGCCGAACTGTTGGAAGAACTCGGCGCCTCGGCGCGATACCTCATAGGCGCAGTCCGTGAGTACCCCGACGGATGGGGCCTTGCCTTCGACCCGAAGGATATGAACGCCTCGCAGCAGGAGCTCAACGGGGACCACTGGAACGACTGGACCTCCAGTGACTGCCCAGCCTTGCTTGTCCGCGGCAGCCGGAGCACAGTGCTCAGCGCGGAGCACGCGAAGGACATGGCGACGCGGCGCCCCCATACCCAGCTCATGGAACTTCCCGCCGGCCACACCGTCCACGAGACGGTCCCAGACGAGTTCGCCGCAGCTGTCAACGAGTTCCTCGGTTCACCGTGGACCTACCCGAATGAGACCTTCAGTCGGTAACCCACCGTAACGGACCGCACGACCTGAGCCAGGGCCTGAGCTTCGACAGCAGTTCCTGTTCCGAATCGCCTGGTGCGCCACGGCGGTCGGGCTGGTCATGTCGGCGGCGGTGCCGGCCCAGCCTGCCGCCGCCGACACGACCCCTCGGCTCCTGGTGGTCCAGGTGGTCGAGGAGACGAGGACCGTCGGCGACTTCCAGCAGGTCTTCGCGTGGTGCGGCGACGGGTCCGAGGCCATCAGCGGCGGCGTCGAGGCGGCCGCCCCCAGCGTCGGATACGACGCCGTGGCCCTGGTCG includes the following:
- a CDS encoding MFS transporter, with the protein product MPELIHDPSRTGPAPNTRVPGRWRQLSLLGGAMLVDNTEAGMIGGLFPVIRQALGLSLGALGVLTAAGKLIGVITTPLWVWAAERWSRKAVLVLCAGMWGVWGIAAGFAQNFTQLLLFSTLLTAGYAGAHPIITTFVGDLFDSSSRGRAVGMLFGATALASSVFAALKGQLAGVEDGWRWGLWAIGTFSILFGLVLWRFLRDPGRGASEPQLADLDPATRNATGLVNRRQVASLLKIPTLVVLLVSRLLSGHLLVFSFAVVFLVEVYGFTTQTASVVLMPLGTGYFAGTILGGLAADRAARLSPRHGLPAVLQAAQILFAALAFLGTQFHYAGIGLYALFFGLMGVAQGVNPGINRPMIMAVVPPELRPAAFTLYISVFEAIAWALFGLGAGFLGDAIGLRPVFLWVLVILMLVNGAFLTLLHRTYARDTARLQAELDRRREQALS
- a CDS encoding formylglycine-generating enzyme family protein, which encodes MVMLPGGEFLMGTDDAEGFPGDGEGPIRRVRLKPFLIDTRAVTNDAFARFVADTGHVTEAERFGWSYVFAGFLHATLRRGAPRPERTPWWCGVSGAAWNRPEGPGSTLEGRGDHPVVHVSWNDAAAYAAWAGKRLPTEAEWEYAARGGLEQKRYPWGDELDPDGIHRCNIWRGTFPAKNTAADGFRGTAPVDAFEPNGHGLYNTSGNVWEWCADWWTTDHPARRPLDDPAGPATGTAKVIRGGSHLCHRSYCNRYRVAARTANTPDSTSGHAGFRCARSA
- a CDS encoding SGNH/GDSL hydrolase family protein, with the protein product MRKSRTFGMPRTRLRALAAVLAALTTTALGLTTTDPAHAAPATGVHYVALGDSYSAGGGSSTTYLNDCNQSVNSYPYLYAQLTAPATFDFQACGAAKTTDVLDKQLAPLGDTTTLVSMTIGGNDIGLGTVMATCLFGSDSACLDAIATAGTTAHAELPGKLDTVYDAIRTRAPQARVVILGYPRFYDLAATACPGISATKRTALNKGADVLNSVIRDEVAQHSGFVYEDVADRFTGHQLCDSTPWLHALNWPIGQSFHPNAAGQSGAYLPALQNAA
- a CDS encoding HEAT repeat domain-containing protein yields the protein MTHTLTPAESGRLELADYLDHIRATVDPHDPDSVLESAGALRALSDNTDLLVDHLHQELADLASWQSDNRYAGQSLLLGRGEGFLVRANIWMPPSSLTADEEQALHSYETPHDHDFSFLTVGHLGPGYATTIWEYDPTAVNGHPGEPVDLTFLEQTTLPPGKIMYYRASRDIHAQHHPTELSVSLNLLLDSPDPLAEQRFFDPATSTITRTNHSRSVSAHRLLCDLAGHLADDRNTPLLEHLTVHHPAPAVRHAALENLGRSAGAQALPALERAAHDPYPAIRAHALRTLDEWDRQEGAG
- a CDS encoding HEAT repeat domain-containing protein, translating into MADEVISPRGSGPSAGDGLFAAFGERIDRQPAADGARPSLAGCRGLLEELARSATVAEAVHRLLRRAVEAGPRHRVAGFDGGSFVLARGSGWSLTLRATAPSLPENLLVTSAADYMLAVPSGARDGGSMECFDRPAGTRPDLLDPAARLTPRGRHPLRPGQVFTLSADSQVARLTPGDTGLVHLVLAAHPHLSYRFAYDRATLGPVRMISTDGTASRLTYTVRLLAACRRPSSLPVLRSLAGHPSHEVRWEAIRAVHRIDPAAGRELLHDATHDPHPEVRQAALQALLPKSQTAVQAPLPKSQAPA
- a CDS encoding alpha/beta fold hydrolase encodes the protein MAGRRLSFLDFGGPGRPLLALHGHFGDGRTFAHLARELRNSWRIIALDQRGHGLSDRPSDFSRTGYVEDAATALQHLGIHRAAVLGHSLGGVNAYQLASRFPGLVDALIVEDIGAEVDDDVSFSLAWPHRAPTRAELLEELGASARYLIGAVREYPDGWGLAFDPKDMNASQQELNGDHWNDWTSSDCPALLVRGSRSTVLSAEHAKDMATRRPHTQLMELPAGHTVHETVPDEFAAAVNEFLGSPWTYPNETFSR